Below is a genomic region from Ziziphus jujuba cultivar Dongzao chromosome 7, ASM3175591v1.
AACTAAAAATATGGGAAAACTGATTGGATCATTTGCAAATtattttaggattttataataatagaaaattatctcCTCTTATATTTgcacccaaacaaaaaaaaaagaaaaaaaaaaaagaaaaggtccaTCGGTAATAAAActttaccttttttcttttcggaCGCAGTAGAAACTTTGCTTGAGATTGTATTAATTGTACCCAAATTAAGCAGTTTCTTCACTTGCATTGCTTCCCAATCGGGTAACAAATTAATTCCATCGGAAATGGTTCATGCATGCATATGATATTTTGAATTATTGagggaacctttttttttttttttttttttttgtggggattGGTGAATAGGAACTTCCTTGTATGTTGCTTGCTAGaccgtacatatatatatatatatataaacattttgaTGATCTCTACCATTTGAAATTTGTCCtatttatgtttgttttgaCCGAAGAGAGAGATcgaatacacacacacatacatatatatatatggttggaGGACAAAGCTTTTTCTCTGGGGCAATTGTCTGAATGCCAACTGTGAGGAACATTTTAGGGAAGGTCCTTCAGGTTAAGGGCTTGGGGGGTTAAAAAGTGAGAGAGTAGAAGACGTTAGACAAATGAATCAGAGGGTGAATTTCAGGTTGATGTTAACTGTTGCATGAaactaacaatatatatttaagtcTGTACTGACCACCCTCTTTGTATTTAGGTTGTCTTTATTTGTGTCCGTGATCAACACCACTTAAAGaaatttttgcattttgtaGGTTTCAATTTTTGGCTCCCTTTGCAATCTTTTCTATTCTCTTCTGTCACTTGATTTTCCACATCTACATATAATCAACCCTGCCTTATTTCCCTCCATTCTTAATTTCCTCtaaatttcattaatattttaggCAACTACTATTCCCCCAccaactttttaattttctcatcTAACACGTTTAGGCCAATGGTTTCatactaatttttcttttccagtACAACTGAGGGAAAATGGGTAATCTATTTTGCATAAAAATGACTAACATTAACGAAAACATATgtcttttcttaaaaataaaagtgaaagaagatttctttttcttttttttttttaaatacagctAAAATGGGCAGTAAAACATTGATTTTACTACAAGATGAGAAGTGAGAAGGCATATCATTAATTGCAAGTCACAATCTGTGTCATATGTTTGGGTCAGGAGTCAAATTGATCTTTGTTCATATGGATGATTTGGATTTTATTGTGTATCTCTCCGAAGAAACATACTGGAAACTCATTGCAATAAGATGTTAGAGGTAGAGAGAGGAGGAAGAAAGTCTGTCATTTTGCCTGGTTCTCTCTTTATACCGTTTGTTAATTTTGTGCTTTGTGGAGACACTATTGTGCCAATTGGATGTTTGCTTGCcacattatttatatatgctttgaatttattttttttatataatattaatgaatacatatatatacactacaATTAGGAATTCGGCTAACTGCATTGGGCATCCAATAGATGACAAAAGggagataatattattatatattctatGATATTTACAGCTATCTATGGTTTTAAAAAGTTGAGCTTCTGAACAACTGTTTCTGCTCCGCTGCCTCTTAGCAGCGTCCTTTTTCTGACTCGAGCTAattctctttcaattttttttttttttttaatcttattttttcatttcaagCACACCATGGAGCCCAGGAAATAGCAAAACTACCCTTGTTCTGTCAACTTTCTTTTTGTCTCATCAAtaaactttctttcttttccttatgTTTTTCACCAAAGCACTCATTAACCAGGATAAGAGATAAtctatttctattatttatcatcatGGACTCTTAACCAAACAAAAGTTCATTCTCTCTTTAACCATACATAGATTATATTCAAAATACCTTACCagccaaacaaaaatatattattattattatttttttgcttaaaaaaatatattaaaattgttcTCGTTACTTGAAACCATTATTCCCTGCAAAGAGGCTCctgtcattttttttcccccctttaaCTTTTAATCATGATAAAATGCTCAATCTTtgtgtttccctttttttttttcttttttttctttttttctgtggTTCCTTAAAGTGTATTTTGAGCCCAATATCTTAACTTGAGCCTCATCATTTTGGTTCAATGCGTGACCCAACATATGTAGCttgtttgttaataatttaatgGGTATAAGTACAtttacaagaaaataataataaatactcatcaaataataataaaaactggCAAACGACTTTTCGATGCTGGCGGACTTAACAAGAGAAATTAggtttttctatatataattaatcaaaggACTTAACGTTGAGAaagtagaaaacaaaatatcgtGACAGGCTCATTGAGCAAGATAAAGCAATCTAAAACGAAAAATCAACGAAAGAGCCCAAGATGGATGGGAAATTGCAATTCATTGAACAACAGGGTGACTTGTACAAAAGATCCTTGATCATAATGATATATAaatcttctttcttccttcaaaTGAACACTGTAAGGaaacaatcaaacaaataaatctCCATGGGTCTCACAATGTTTGTTAATTATatgcctttatatatatatattttttttttctcaaatgatTGGATATAAATCTTCACTGTGTTTCCGAAGCTTGAAGAATATTGGTGACAATTTCATTGAAAGCTCTCAAATTCAAaaactctttttgttttcttggcaTGCGTTTTTAGCAACTATAAAGGGAGAGGGAGACACACTGTCCATGTCATAATTTTACCAGACGAGTATATACAATATGGACAGACGTACGTTCGGTTGTAATATaaacaatgtatatatatatatatatatatacgtgcaTTTCTACGTACACTTTGTACAAAttctaaaccaaaaaaaaaaaaaaaaaaaaaacgttctGCTAAGGAAAAAGTTATGCTTGGCTAAAGAAAAGAAGTTTTTGCTAAAAGGGATTTGGGTAAAGTGTTGAATGACCATACTTGgacctttgtttttgtttttgttttgttttgtcttttttttttttaatggaacaaTGCTAATGCTATTAGGTGTAACAAATTAATCTCATGCATTGAAAAACCAGAATTACCCTTACCTTATGTGAAAAATCTCTCATTGGTTcctttttgtcatgtttatgctacatttagattttaatacAGTAGGGTCAAATTAAGGGCAACTTTGAGCTTTCAACATCTCAGAGCTTCTGGCATTTGatattataaaagtaaaatCTCAGTAGTCCCGGCTGGTGGGTGAATATCCCATATCCAAGTTAATCACAGACAAAGAGACACAGAGTTTGAGACTTTGAGTGTTAGTACAAGGGGAAGCGTGAGAGAGATAAATGTGAAGAAGGGAGCTTTAATTGGGCCTAAACATGGCAAAATTGTAAGTGAAATTACTTTAGTCAATTCAAGCAATAAAGATAGAGATCCGGGATTATCTGCCATATGATATTGGCTAATGCTGATGGCTATATATTTGCTATATGGAtcagattttattattatatatattttaaatgacgATCAGGTAGTACAAGAAAATGGGTGTGTCTGTGTGCGCGCGATGCTCATAGGCCACTGTGGGCCTTAAGGCTGCTGCTGATGCTAATGCGTACTATTCATGGCATTGCCTACTGCCTATCCGCCCCCCTCCCCTCTTTGTCTGCAACCTTCATGTCTCAGCGCCAACccctattctctctctctctctctctctctcttcctatTCCAATATTAGCCCACAAACGTATCACAAGCAAATTATCATACGGTTTCAGAATCTATTTTTTCGTTGCCAATGAATGTTTGTTGTCAATTATGTGAGAAAATATATAggaatgaaagaaatagaaaattaggAGATAGAATTATGAAGGTACGTGGGCATGGTGACCCAATTTGTTTTGAACCTTTTTAAACATTCCAATGTTGATTCCTTAACGTAGTATGGTGACAATATAAAGGAATTCACATTTGTGAGATTCCATGCCGTATTCCAGAATCGCAAGGTTTTTAGATCTTGTACATGCTCGAGATTTGGATATTTTCCAATTTATctcagaaaataaaacaaagcaagATTTGGATATTTTCCGCTTTaccagtaaaaaaataaaaggaaaatgattTGGATATTTTCCAcgtaaaatcatataataaagGGGCAAAAACTAATTTGCAGTCTAGCTAgcaataatattatcatatttactcaaataaggaaagaaaatgtaggggaaaaagcaaaagaaagggCAAAATAGTCATTTCCCAAACAGGATCATTTTTATGAAAGTACTATTCCCACTTGCACCTTTTTTTACCGTTTTCCACCGAGACTGAGAAAAGTCACTGTTTCTTGTCTTGTCATTTAGCACTTAGCACAGATAGAGAGAGAGGATGTGAGAGAAGGGTGGGAGAGAGAGTAATAAGCCAACTTACCCGACCATTCTTAAACAACCATTTGGTTAGGGTTTTAGGGGTTTTGGGGAAATGGGCTCTTAGTAAATAGCAATTGAAAGGGAAAGTTTTCGTATTGAGTTTAGTTTCCTccatgtttttgtttaattattaaatatttaaaattatataatagtatttataatttttataattgttcCTCATGATTTTGTTTTAGTAATTGAATTCATTACTGTTTTCCAAAACCATTTGCTTacgacaaaaatataaaaccaaTAATGTAAATCACGCTCAACACTGCGCATCTATAAATGAGGGCAACTCTTCATCTCTATTtcctttgtttttctcttttctctcatTGGTAAGAGTAACACACTAGTCTTAGTTGCAGGCgccgtttctctctctctctctctctctcaaagtcCAAGTTTTCGCTCTGTTATAATAGCTACTCCACCAATATCTTCTTAAACCCTGCCATAATTAACACCACAGACTTTCTCTCTCCCCCTTTCTCTTGTATCAAAATTGAACAAAAGTTCAAAAACAATGGTGGGTTtcgtttctttcttctttttctccattttttttcctctctttccttgAGAAAActcaaattggtttttttttttttttttttaacttcttcttgttctttgtttctttttgggtttttaattcatgtttttttttatagtttgttTCTTCATCACAATTACTACCTCGCTGGCTGGAAGTCCTACTCACAGAGAAATTCTACAACGCCTGTATAATTCATGAAGAGGCCAAAAAGAACGAGAAAAACATCTACTGTTTGGACTGCTGTATCAGTCTTTGCCCTCACTGTTTGCCTCCTCATCGTTCTCACAGACTCTTGCAGGTTATAATTCCCTCTGAAATTCATTACAAATTCTTCTCTTTTATTCCAATTTCAATGTTGATGGCTAGGTTAATTTTCTGTGTATTGTTTTATGGTCTAAtcgtgtggttttttttttttttggtcatttcaTGCCATTTCTTCTCTTCGATCGTATCAGATAAGGAGATATGTGTACCACGATGTTATAAGGTTGGATGATGCTACCAAGCTAATTGACTGTGCCTATGTTCAAGTAAGTAAATCATTATCAAATTAGGATAATAATTCAGCAAAAAATTCTAACAAAAACTgggcagtatatatatatatatatatatattctgtttttcctttgtctggttatctttttatttttacatgcaGATTGTGAACTATATGCCTCTGGTtcttttgtattaaatatatgcCTCTTTTGGCGTGTGTTTACACGCCGAAGAAATGGACTATGTTCTTAATTAGTTGAGAAAGTATCAAAGAGtactcaaagaaaaaaaattatttttgaatttgacaCACATTGAATCCCACTGGGGGTGTGTCTCACTTTATGTgtgttttctctctctttttttgatttttttgttttttttgtttttataattttccccCTCATTGTGCAGTCATATACAACAAACAGCGCAAAAGtggtatttttaaatcaaaggCCACAGACAAGGAGCTTCAGAGGCACCGGTAATATCTGCAACACCTGTGACAGAAGCCTGCAAGACCCATATCTCTTCTGCTCTCTCTCCTGCAAGGTCCGTAATGCTCTCTCTCAAAAAACCCCGTAACAACAAGAATCTCAAACACCCACTTTCTCTTTTTGTCTCAATTTTCAttcaagctcttttttttttttttttttttttttaaattttatggttGCAGATTGATTATCTTATTAGAACGGAAGGTGGTCTTTCTAACTATCTGTATGAGTGCAAGTTCTTGTCACTGCCTGAACCGGGTTTGGATGACGGTTTGATGACTCCCGATTCGGTTCTTGAGCCGACCGGTTCGGCTCGAACATCATCTGGGTCGGGAGGCAGCGGTGGCGTGGTGGGTTCTAGGACATTGGTTTGCACTGCAACCACTGAATTCGTTAGGAAGAAGAGAAGCAGCAGTGCATCGTCGGCTTACCGTGCGACTTGTCGGCCGGCTTGTTCTCCGGTTTCCGAAATCTCGGCGGGTTTGATGAACCGGAGGAAAGGGAATCCTCAAAGGGCTCCACTCTATTGAATTCGAGTACGGAATTGCGCTGAGGGAGACAGGGAGAGAGGTAAGGGAGGTGAATTTTATTGTTTCCTTGAGGGTAATTTCGGGATAATGAAGAAGTCTCCCAATTTTGTAGAGGGCCTTCTCTGTCTCTCCTCTTTTATCGTAGTACTAGTGGTGGGTAGGTTGTGTAATTCAAATTGTTAACTGCTCTTCTCTCTTCTTTTACAAATTTACGATGACTAATAGTGACAAAGATTTCCTTATTAAATTGCCTTATTATACattacctcttttttttgtttttttttttaccacccATTTCATATTGTTTGCAAGTTTCAATATTTATTGTCATTTTTTGAATGCTTAAACTATgctctaattaattaaattatattcaaCCTTATAATCTCGAGACTAGGATTAAAAATTGAGTCAAATGGGTAGTGATTTggaaacaaacaacaaattgaaatcaaataatatgaGACGCCACGTCCCACAGAAATATTTTTGATGGGGATCTCAGTCGTCCAAACCCACAACttctgtttttgttgttttcttttgtttccatTGTTCCCAAGGACAGAATATTGACAAAAATTCATATGGCCATGctgtttcaattattttttaggtGTGGTTTTCCCTCTCCAATATCTCTCTTGAACAgaaactttttagtttttttttttttttaatattaattttatgggGGAACTAATAGCATCCCTTTATCTATAGAGTATATTTATAGACACTTCTTAGGGAAATATTTTTGTATGtatcttaattaaataattgaattttagcACATTGAAATTTGGACTATTCACAGATGTAATTTCGGCTTTTCGCGAAATGTAACTTTTATATGGTTATGGACTTCTTTTTTGTCccgcttctttcttttttttatttgcttttaatctGAAAAGGAAGTCTTGGAATTGGTTATTTGGATGGTAGTTAATAAACTAATATCCCTAACCTTCAATTTAGAATTAGAACAGCTTTGCAACTAATAATTAATGTTGGGGATATGAATACAAAATActcctctcttttatttttatttttttaagaaaacacTACATGGCTCCGCTTTTTGAATTtcccatctatatatatatatatattatattttttctctaGTCGGGATCTTTTTTTAACACAAATTGTGTGATCATATATCTAACATAGGATACGCAATTGTTTAAAAATACTCATTGAAGTCTCTTTCATGAAAAAGTTGAGATGGTTTTTAAAATAGTACAATATAATTTTAGCTTATATGTTAAATGGGGGAGACAGAAGATTTATCGAATCCATAATATGAAGGTTAACACTCCAAAGTCATTACGTCTTAAGACTTCCATTTCATAAGCAAACTTTTACCATTTGGTCAATTCGGTATTGTTCACTGTCGACTATGGTAACTTTAAAACAGTTGGAAGGCAACACTTTTAATAAAGTGACCTTTTTACTAAAACAATACCAACAGAgaaatttcaacatttttagTCCTTTAGCCATTGGTTTACTATTTTAGCTGCCTATTCCATTCATTACCACGAGTTCATCACCTTTTACTTCTGGACAGGATTAAAGCTATCGTTTCTATAAGCAGTGATATAAGAGAAAGGTCTATTGGAAACATAAATTACAAACAAGTAAATGACATTAAATTAGGACTAGTTTTTGTATTAATAGAAATTTTGGTCCTGCCGACATGCCTAAGCAATTCGAGCGAGCTTTAGCTAATTGGAGGATACCACTCTGTAGGGGACAACGAATTAAGCTCTTCTTTGATTTGTAATGTGTCATTTTGCCCAAAGaataaatagaaagaaaataattgacgaaccaattatttaatatatatcgtATTTAACTTGATGCATAGGATTCTTGCTGTcacaatataataaatttccCATATATATCTTTTACAAAGCAATATTACCTTGTTGGTTTAGGTATAATTACAAGAGTCAATCCAGAACTGACTTTATTACCATGTTGAAAGGAAAGGCTGTCTGCTTCACTGGGTTTGGATTGGTAAAATTACACTTTAGCTGTGCTATAGGAAGATGGACATTGAAGAGGGACAGTGACATGCCATGCCAAGTTGCCTGATGGTACTTTGATAGTTATTATGAAATGATGGTTTTGAAGAATATATTGATTATCTAGATTTTGTAAGGTTGGGAAACAATTTTGAAACCTAGCCTCGTGTGTGTACACCAAAGAACGACCCATAAAAATGTGGATGatctaatattaattattatttatgatttttttttttatgttattaaaaaaatatttttctatgtgGCAGCTGAGATGGTTACCCTTCTCAAAAATCCCTCGTTTGACTGGTCAAACCCATATGTAATATCTATAACATAAATTCCTAATGTTTCTCTAAGGATTTTTTGAGTTCTTTCTTAGTTAATTAGCTGTGTTCCCTTTGTCTTGCTCTTCTCTTGGATATATGTATTGCAGTTTTTTCGGGGTGTTTCACAGAACATAAGGATCAAATTCTAGTGGAAATTAATTAGTGAGATAAAATATACGGGACTGGGTTGTATTCAATTTTCCAGCTTGTTTCCAACTTCCAATTGCTACGGTCTAGGTGTTTCTGTAGAAGTAAAGACAGCTTAGCACCTGAAGTAAGGACAAGTGTTAGGCACTTATTGATCCTCTCTGGCCTCCGACACGTTTTTCAGGAATTACATTGAGTCATTTTGCTGTGTGTGTCTTTTTGTTAGATTTATTTTAGAGCTTCAAAACTCTGTTTTCTGGCTAAATTTCAGGCAATAccacaaatatatacaaatcaGAAAAGCATAAGCTACGGTTTTTGTTTTGCTGTAGCGTGGGGACCACAAGGTCCTTGACATCCATGGCATACATGGTTTGTAATTATGTTAAATTGCACCCTCTCAATCAATCTTTTCTCTTTCAGAAGATTCATGCAAAATACCAGCGAGGATCAGATTCAAATATGTGTAGACGAAACATCATTTACAACACAACATATAATAACATGTTTAACTACACGAACAGAACCCAGAAGGGAATAATGATCagatcaaaatattaatattccCTAATTAAAGTGGTAACATTGTCTAGTTGCGCACACATAAATAGATAAATCATAACATTGTTCATAAAGAGAAGAAGATAAGGCCGGTGTCCGGGTTCTATTTTTCATTTGCAACTGTTGTAATTGTTTGGTGGTGCAGTTTCAATGGTTGAAGTGGTTTTCTTCTCATGGTGTCCACTACAACAAGGACAGATTATGAGACTGTGGTATTGCAGGTCATAAATTTAACCACTTAAGAATCCCCATAGAAATCCCAAGaagaaaaatcatcatcaatagtTATTATACTAACTACTAACTAACTGAATTGAGATTGGACAAAATTAGGGTTTCAAAGTTTACAAGAATTGAAAATAGGAAATTTTTAtgggttttatttatatggGTGGGAAAAATTTTGTGCAGACAATGGTTACCAAACTATcttacaaaagaaataaaaacggGGCTAtggattgtttatttatttattgtttttggaaTAGGTTTTTTGGTCTGAACCCCataagagtttgtttttttttttttttttttttttgggttatccCATTCAGCTTaactattgatttatttttttatataaatctattttacaaactatttaaaaatgttcTACCATTAAAACTATGCATTTCACCTTaactatttatttgaaaaaattaataccaAACAATATTGCTTTTTTGGGgactataatataaaataattccaatcctaaataaaattatcttctCCGCCTCCTCCATTAAAAATCGTAAGGTAGAAAATCATTTTGCGCGGACTGCGTATAAAGTGTAGTGCATCAAAAACCCTACTTTATCATATTATATCTTACTGGACCAAATCAAGGCCCAATGGATTGCTAACTACAAATTAAGAACCGAGGCGCATTGCTCTTTCCCAAACCACCAGACCACGGACACGCGGTTGTCCGCCTTTAAAAGTTGAGATTTGATAAATACCAACTCATTTtctatattatttggtaaattaattcttttacggataaattattaattatttgccaCTTCTAGTTTATTCAATTTATAAGATATATGAATATGTTTGGTCCGCAACATGCCATCAGAAAATTCGTCAGACTGTGTGACACTGTACCGCCATTTAAATCTAGATATTACCATGTACACATAtttgctttgaaaaataaaataataataaaaaatgatactTACATAATTAATATGGGGAAGATGCTTGGAATAAATTATTGATATCTAACGCATAATTATCATTGCCTTCCATTTTCgcaacaataataaaacattaatttaacgAATAATACCAGAAACCGCAGATAATTGACAAATATACATTACAAACACATAAAACAGACCTCGGAAACCATCAGTATATTATTCACTAATACGATAATAACATATACACAAAAAACAGACCTCGGAAACCATCAGTATATTATTCACTAATACGATAATAACATATACAAGTAGTAAAATATAAGTATTACAAACACATAAAACATGGAACTAACTAACAATCATAGAAGCTCGGTGGAATCTAGTCTTAGGAGATGCTTGTGGGAATTGGAGTACTACTGATCACTTGTAATAGTTGGTGCTGCAGTTTCAACGGTTGACGGAGTTGAAGTGGTTTTCTTCTCATCAACGGATCGGCGAGGACAAGGCAAGTTTCGGCGACCATCGTAACTCATGCCTAGTCTTGATCTAGTTGCAATAGAACCACATATAGCCCCCAGCACAAACGCACAACCAGTCTTGAGCATACCTGTTTGGCTCATGTCTCAAATTCAATCAGTATTGATCACGAAAAAGCTGATAAGCTAACCGAGTTTAGAGAGATAAAAAAAGGGTTCTGAAAGTATGcaggaaaaggaaaattttgatgGGTTTTTTATATTGTGAGGAAAATTTTGTGTTGCTTGAAAGCCAAGATTTTTTTCGGAGCAGGTTGATTTTTTTGACCAGGTCATCTTATAAATTAACCCTTGTCCAAGCGTCAACACACCTCGTTAAAGGAAacaattttggaaagaaaataaagctGGTGATTTGTATATAATGGGGATGAATAATGAAGAGGGATAGTGACACGCCAAGTTGCCAACTAGATCATCTCTATGTGCTTGCTAGGCGGATGGTTTTAAATGATGGGTTTTTTCTATTTCATATGGGTGGT
It encodes:
- the LOC107423869 gene encoding protein RGF1 INDUCIBLE TRANSCRIPTION FACTOR 1 — encoded protein: MFVSSSQLLPRWLEVLLTEKFYNACIIHEEAKKNEKNIYCLDCCISLCPHCLPPHRSHRLLQIRRYVYHDVIRLDDATKLIDCAYVQSYTTNSAKVVFLNQRPQTRSFRGTGNICNTCDRSLQDPYLFCSLSCKIDYLIRTEGGLSNYLYECKFLSLPEPGLDDGLMTPDSVLEPTGSARTSSGSGGSGGVVGSRTLVCTATTEFVRKKRSSSASSAYRATCRPACSPVSEISAGLMNRRKGNPQRAPLY